The Salegentibacter sp. Hel_I_6 region GAGTTCTCCTGTATTACCTAATGCTACAAGCACGAACTACAAAGTGAATCAGGTTTTATACGACGGGTCTACTGTGGGAACTAATACCTTTAAAAGCATTAATTTCCAGTGGGCTCATACTCATGCCGATGGGCAAAAATCTAATCCCATTAAAATTAGCGATTATTGGATAAATGCTTTTAGGAAAAAGATGGCTAACCAATATTCGGCTTGGGAACAAATTGGAAGCTACACTGCTATAAAACCCGGTGAAGGCTACACAATGAAAGGAACAGAAAATGTTGATATCGCTGAAGGAAAGCTACAAAATTATACCTTTAAGGGTTTCCCTAACAATGGCGATATAGAACTTACTGGAATTTTACCAAATCAAAATTATTTAATTGGTAATCCTTACCCCTCAGCTATAAATGCTTACGAATTTATTCTAGACCATATAAGGGCTGGAGAAGGCAATCATACCCAAAATGTATTTAATGGATCCTTATATTTTTGGGATCATTATTCAGGAAAAACACATTTTTTGGCTGAATATATAGGAGGTTATGCCACTTATAATTTGTCTGGTGGTTTAAGAGCTATTTCAACTGATGAAAGAATAAACAATCAAACTAGCCTTACAGGCACTAAAGAACCGGGACAATTTATTCCTGTGGGACAGGGATTTTTTATTAACACGGCAGCCGGGGATCCTAATGCAGAAACCAACAATAACATTGAGGGCGGAACGATAACATTTAAAAACAAATATCGTTATTTCTCATCTGAAGAAAATGCGAATAATTCTCAGTTTTTAAGGCCCGAGGAAATTAATAAAGAAAAGGATATCAAAAAATTATCTGAAGATTCAAGATATAAAATCAGGTTAAACTTTTATTCTCCTACAGGATATAATCGTCAAATTTTAGTTACGGCTGATGCCAAGACCACGAATCACTTTGATCTAGGTTTTGATGCACCTTTGTTAGATAATGCCAGGGAAGATATGTATTGGATGATTGGTGACCGAAAATTTGTAATCCAGGGTGTACCTCATTTCAATTTAGATCAAAGATTACCAATTGGTCTTAAAATTACCGAAGAAAAAGAATTCACCATAGAAATTGGGGAACTCGAGAATGTTCCTGACATTATTAACATCTATCTACGTAATAAAAGCGACAGTACATATTACAATTTAAGGAAGGATAATTTTAAAGCCAGTTTACCTGCAGGAGAATACCAGGATTTATATGAAATCGTTTTTCAAGATGTGACTTCTACGAGAAAAGATAAAGAACCCGGTGAAGGACCTATTGATTATTATTACTCCTTAGATAATAGGGAATTTGTAATTAGCAATCCAGAACTTCATAAAATTGAACACATCAATATTTATAATATCGCAGGCCAATTAGTAGATCAGCATTTTGGAATACCAGATATTAAGGAGATACATGTTCCGCAGGAAAAATCATTAAGCTCAGGCGTTTATATTGTAAAAATTTACACTAGCGCTGGAGATTATGCTAAGAAAGTGATTATTAGAAAAGATTAAGGCTTATATTTTAAAGGCAGGTAAACAACTTTTTTTGTATCGAAAAATTCCTCTTCAAAGTAATCGGGCAGATTATAGATCGTTGCTTTGGGATAATCTTTTAATTCTTCAGAAAGGTCTCCGCCTTTTAGATAAAGAATTCCATTCTTAAGCTCGTGCTCGCTTTTCTTTGCAATTTTGCCTTTTGTCCAATGCACAAAGGTTGGCATTGCTGCTACTGCCCTACTAACTATAAAATCATAGGTTCCAGAAATCTCTTCTACGCGGGCATTTGTGGTCTTTACGTTAGTAAGGTTTAAACCTTCCACAACTTCATTTACCACTTTCATTTTCTTTCCTATAGAATCAACGAGATGAAATTTAGTTTCAGGAAATAATATTGCTAATGGAATTCCTGGAAATCCACCGCCGGTCCCAACATCTAAAATTTTGGCTCCAGCCTTAAATTCCTGAATTTTCGCGATGCCCAGAGAGTGTAGAACGTGCCTAAGGTAAATTTCATCAATATCCTTACGCGAAACCACGTTAATTTTAAGATTCCAGTCTTTATAAAGACCCTCCATTTGCTCAAATTTCGTGTATTGGTCATCGGTTAAATTGGGGAAATATTTCTTTATTAATTCCAAAGTTTTCAAATTTGTTGTAAAAATACATAATTTGGTGCTGAAATTGCACCATAGATTAATTAGCTTATAGTATAGATTGATATTATAAAATTTTACCTTTACCACTTACAAAAAAAGAAATGGAAAATATTCAAAATCATATAAAATTCTCCCGAAAAGATTCTACCAAATTCTTTAGGATACTCAATAAAAGAGTAAATAGTTATTTTAAAGAAAATAACATTAAAAAAACCGGAAATTGGAAACTGCATCTAAAAGCAGTAGCAATGTTTTCTTTATTTTTAACCCCATACTTTTTAATTCTATCCCTTGATATTTCACAATGGTGGATGCTACTTCTTACCGTGGTAATGGGCGCAGGAATGGCCGGCGTGGGGATGAATATTATGCATGATGGTAATCACGGTTCTTATTCGTCTAAAAAATGGGTTAATAAATTTATGGGAGGCACAATCTATGTTCTGGCCGGTAATGTTTACAACTGGCAGGTTCAGCATAATGTTTTACATCATACCTACACCAATATCCACGGGCACGATGAAGACCTAGACGCTGGAAGAGTAATTAGATTTTCTCAACATTCAAAATGGTATAGTTTTCACCGTTTTCAACATTATTATTCTGTTTTTTTATATGGGTTGCTAACCTTTAATTGGGCATTAACTACAGATTTTAAACAGACTAAAAATTACTTAAAGCGGAAATTATCTTACGGAAAAATGCCAAATCCTGTAGCACAATGGAGTATTATCGCAATCACGAAACTGATTTATGTTTCTATTTGGATTGTGATTCCTATGTTAATTTTATCAATTTCCTGGTGGAAGATTTTAATTGGATTTTTCGTGATGCACTATACTGCAGGATTAATTCTTAGTATAGTTTTTCAGTTAGCCCATGTAGTAAAAGAAACCGAAATGCCCTTACCCGATGAAACAGGCTCTATGAAAAACACCTGGGCCATTCACCAGTTGTTTACCACCGTTAATTTTGCAACCAAGAATAGAATTGTGAACTGGTTTACCGGGGGATTAAACCACCAGGTAGAACATCATATTTTTCCAAATATTAGTCACATCCATTATTCAAGGATAGCCAAAATAGTAAAGGAAACTGCAGCAGAATGCAATCTTCCTTATCATGAATATAAAACCACACGCGCAGCTATAATTGCCCATTTCAAACATTTAAAAGAAATGGGTGCGAAACCTGCAATTTCGTCTTAATAACTAATTAGTAACCAATTAAAGAATGCAAGAACAATTATCCAACCGAATTAACAATTTAGCTACTTCCCAAACCCTGGCTATGGCTGCCAAAGCGCGTGAACTTAGAGCAGAAGGGAAAGATATTATTGGATTAAGTCTGGGAGAACCAGATTTTAATACTCCAGATTTTATTAAAGATGCCGCGATAGAAGCAATCAACGATAACTATAATTCTTACACTCCGGTAGACGGTTATGTTGAATTAAAAGATGCGATAATTAATAAATTTAAGCGGGACAACAATCTAACTTACAATCATTCTCAAATTGTGGTGTCTACGGGAGCCAAACAATCTTTAGCCAATGTGGCTATGGTTTTATTAAACCCTGGAGACGAAGTTATTCTACCTTGCCCTTATTGGGTTAGTTATGCTGAAATAGTGAAGCTTGCTGAAGGCGTTCCGGTAGAAGTTCCAACTTCTGTAGAAACCGATTTTAAAATGACTCCAGAGCAGCTTGAAGCAGCGATTACTCCAAAGACTAAAATGATTTGGTATAGCTCTCCCTGCAATCCAAGCGGGATGGTGTATAGCAAAGAAGAACTAAGAGGCCTGGCTGATGTATTGAAAAAACATCCAGATATTATAATTGTAAGTGATGAAATTTACGAACATATTAATTTTGTGGGTGGTCATGCCTCTATGGCTCAATTTGAAGATATGTATGATCGTGTGGTAACCGTAAACGGTGTTTCTAAAGCATTTGCTATGACTGGCTGGAGAATTGGTTATATTGGCGCCCCTTCCTGGATTGCCCGTGCCTGTAATAAAATGCAGGGCCAAATTACCAGCGGTGCCAATTGTATTGCTCAACGTGCGGTAATTACTGCCCTGGAAGCTCCGGTAA contains the following coding sequences:
- a CDS encoding pyridoxal phosphate-dependent aminotransferase, which codes for MQEQLSNRINNLATSQTLAMAAKARELRAEGKDIIGLSLGEPDFNTPDFIKDAAIEAINDNYNSYTPVDGYVELKDAIINKFKRDNNLTYNHSQIVVSTGAKQSLANVAMVLLNPGDEVILPCPYWVSYAEIVKLAEGVPVEVPTSVETDFKMTPEQLEAAITPKTKMIWYSSPCNPSGMVYSKEELRGLADVLKKHPDIIIVSDEIYEHINFVGGHASMAQFEDMYDRVVTVNGVSKAFAMTGWRIGYIGAPSWIARACNKMQGQITSGANCIAQRAVITALEAPVSKISFMVDTFKKRRKLIIDLLNNIEGFVTTEPEGAFYVFPNVSQFFGKTIKGHKIENATDFSMFLLEEALVATVTGDAFGNPECIRISYAASESQIEEAMKRIKSVLSDA
- the rsmG gene encoding 16S rRNA (guanine(527)-N(7))-methyltransferase RsmG: MELIKKYFPNLTDDQYTKFEQMEGLYKDWNLKINVVSRKDIDEIYLRHVLHSLGIAKIQEFKAGAKILDVGTGGGFPGIPLAILFPETKFHLVDSIGKKMKVVNEVVEGLNLTNVKTTNARVEEISGTYDFIVSRAVAAMPTFVHWTKGKIAKKSEHELKNGILYLKGGDLSEELKDYPKATIYNLPDYFEEEFFDTKKVVYLPLKYKP
- a CDS encoding acyl-CoA desaturase produces the protein MENIQNHIKFSRKDSTKFFRILNKRVNSYFKENNIKKTGNWKLHLKAVAMFSLFLTPYFLILSLDISQWWMLLLTVVMGAGMAGVGMNIMHDGNHGSYSSKKWVNKFMGGTIYVLAGNVYNWQVQHNVLHHTYTNIHGHDEDLDAGRVIRFSQHSKWYSFHRFQHYYSVFLYGLLTFNWALTTDFKQTKNYLKRKLSYGKMPNPVAQWSIIAITKLIYVSIWIVIPMLILSISWWKILIGFFVMHYTAGLILSIVFQLAHVVKETEMPLPDETGSMKNTWAIHQLFTTVNFATKNRIVNWFTGGLNHQVEHHIFPNISHIHYSRIAKIVKETAAECNLPYHEYKTTRAAIIAHFKHLKEMGAKPAISS